taaccactaaatcaggggtgctcacactttttcttcaggcgagctacttttcaattgatcaagtcgtggggatctacctcattcatatatatcatttatatttacttatttatgaaatatatgtttttgttaacaagttaaaggtgtttaatgataatgcaagcatgtttaacacatatagttaaaattgttaatacattaaaggtgtttaatgataatacaagtatgtttaatacatatagttaatattgttaacaagttaaaggtgtttaaagataatgcaagcatgtttaacacatatagttaatattgttaacaagttaaaggtggttaaaaataatacaagcatgtttaacacaaatagttaatattgttaacaacttaaaggtggttaaagataaaacaagcatgtttaacacatatagttaatattgttaacaacttaaaggtggttaaaaataatacaagcatgtttaacacatatagttaatattgttaacaacttaaaggtggttaaagataatacaagaatgtttaacacatatagttaatattgttaacaagttaaaggtggttaaagataatacaagcatgtttaacacatatacggtagattcctttctttcatgaagacaagaatacaagttggtgtattacctgattgtgatgacttgcattgattggaatcagacagtggtgatgataacgtccgcattttcgaatggaggagaaaaaaagtcctcctttctgtccaataccacatgaaagtggttggtttttggcatcttatttgtccagcttccgtactcctttgtatacactttacaagaaatacattgtcggcaaactccgtagcttgctagcttgtgcacgccagctttctgagactcttattttggtagcgcaggcaggatgaagcagagcttttattgtgcaactgtgcagtcggtctttggagttttgacgacaggtgccagagtctgttgaaataaagtgtttctcgccttccagtcgataattttaatgagctggcagcagccagcgtcatctcagaagaccctcgggtgccgtgaatgtcaatcaagtgacaaaagtgacgtcatagtgaagatttatgatcgctcatttttaggactatttttttaatgcctggctggtgatcgactgacacaccctccgagatcgaccggtagatcgcgatcgacgtaatgagcacccctgcactaaatggtaacaccccaataagttttgtccacgtaaatcaattcatgatagCTCAAGTATCAAAAAATATGATTCTTAGGTTAAAACCTACAAATATTGCTAAAATGCTACCATCAATTGTTAGCATACttacgttagcatgatgacataagaAAAATCAACGTGCTTCTAAGATAGCTCATGTATTAAAatatatgatttttaggttttaaACCTACAAATATAGCGAAATGCTACCAACaattgttagcatgatgacatcagAAAAGCTAACATGCTTCTAAGATAgcccaagtatcaaaatatatgattTTTAGCTTTAAACCTACAAATATAGCTAAAATGCTACcaacaaatgttagcatgctaacgttagcgtgatgACATAAGAAAAGCTAACATGCTTCTAAGATAgcccaagtatcaaaatatatgatttttaagtttaaataCATCCATCAAAGTTGTCCTGCTCAGGTTGACGCTGCCACACCGGCGGAGGTTGCAACGGGAGACACCGCCGCTGGGGagggggcggagccagaggcggagggAGCGTGTGGTTGGTCCAAACCTCCAGGAACTCTGGAGCTGACGTGTGGAGCCGAGATGGGCGGAGTCAGAACTTTATTACCCACTTTATTTTGTGAAGCAGCTGATGTGAAtttgtaacgtgtgtgtgtgtgtgtgtgtgtctgcgtgcgCACGCAGGCGACCATGTACGTGGTCGACCCCCTCTCCTGGTGTCCTCACCTGGAAGCCGTCAAGCCCCTCCCACCCTCAGGCATCAACGTCTTCCTGCCCTGTCACGACTGCGGCTCAGAGGCGGAGAACTGGATCTGTCTCACCTGCtaccaggtgaggccccgcccccccacacacactcgACGCCGGTTAACGTCTTCGCACCTTTTCCCCGCGTCAGGTGGCGTGCGGGCGCTACGTGAAGGAGCACATGTTGACGCACGGCGTGACGCGGCAGCATCCTGTGGTGCTGAGCTTCTGCGACCTCTCCGTGTGGTGTTACGTGTGCGAGGCCTACGTGCACAACCAGGTGACGtcatcacgcacacacacacactcacacacgcacactcactgTTCGAACTCATTTGTGTGTACAGGTCGTGTTCGACGCCAAGAACGCCGCTCACTGCGCCAAGTTTGGAGAGGAGATCCCGCCCTGGAGTTAGGAAAGGGGGGCGGAGCTGAAAGTGTGTTTCTATGGTTACATGCGGTAGTTGACCAacaggaagccacgccccctctgaCCTTAAACCTTTCTTTTTATCATGATTGTGTTTTTTGCTAGACATTGCCGAGGCCTGTTTGTTGTGCAATAATGTTTGTGAACGATATTAAAACGTCACGATGGTTATTATTTCTTCCGGTGTAataacaggaagtgacgtcatggCGTCCTGTCTGATATAAAAACATAAAATCCACTGAATTGATTGGTCGCTCAAACAAAAACAGCAGCAGTTCCCTCCATCTCCTGCGAGCGTCGCTGTGGAGCGACGACCTGCGTCTGTGTCCCTTCACATCTGCGTCCCGCTACTCGGGCGCGCGCCTCCCGTACTTCGCGCACACGTCGACGACCGTCGTTTTCTCTTTCCCCACGTTCCCTCTTAATGATCGCGTGACGCGAGTTTTTTTTCCTCCCGCCCGAGGAAGTCGCCTGGGTCGCGGTAGGTCACGTGATGGCGTCCCCGGGCCTGGCGGACCTGTCCCGCCTCTACCAGACGGAGTTCGTGCGCAGCGCGCGCGCCGTGGGCGTGCTGTGGGCGGTGTGCACGCTGTGCTTCGCCGTCATCCAGGTGGTCGTCCTCGTGCAGCCGTCCTGGGTCGGAACCGCCGACGCCCGCCACCAGGGGGCGGGGCCGGCTCCCCCCAGCGGGACCCTGGGCTTATTCGAGGTGGGTTTCTGGCAGGTCACGTGACCACGGCCGACATTTCTGACGTCACGTGACACAGGTGTGCTTGGAGTCGGACCTCCCATTTCCGGACTGCCGGGGTCGCCTGTCCAGCCTGTCCCCGCTGCCGTCCTTCCAGTCGGTGGCGGTCCTGGTGGGCGTGTCCCTGTGGGCGGTGTGGACCAGCGTGATGTGTCTCTGCCTCTTCCGCTTCTGCAGCGCCGCCACCGTCTACAAGATCTGCGCCTGGCTGCAGCTCACAGCAGGTGGGTGGCCGTCTTGTGGGCGGGGCTAACTCCGCATCCTTCTGACTGAGGGCGTCTCCCTTCCCCGCCGCCAGGGTTCTGCCTGGCGCTGGCCTGCGTCCTGTTCCCCGACTCCTGGGAGAGTCCCGAGATGAGAGTCCTGTGCGGAGACTCGGTAAGTGATCCCTCACCCCTCCTCCCCGTGGCGCTGACCTGGTGGCGCTGACCTCGTAGGGCGTCCTTGCTTGCAGGTTGGAAGCTTCTCGTCCGGGAACTGTTCGGTCCACTGGGCCTACATCCTGGCCATCCTGGGCGTGTTGGACGCCGCCATCTTGGCCACACTGGCCTTCGTCCTCGCCAACAGACAGGACGCTCTCCTGCCGCCACTCGGCAAGGAAGGTGGGTTGGGGGCGGGACTCTGTGCAAGGAGGCGGGGCTTGAGCTCAACCCTCACTTTCtgcacctgtatgtgtgtgtaaatatatatgtgtgtatatatataacttatatccatccatccatccatttttctaccacttgtccctttttatgtgtgtatatactgtatgtatgtgtggatatatgtatgtatttatgtatatatgtacttatatatgtgtgcatatatatgtatgtatgtacttatgtatgtgtgtatatatgtacttatatatgtgtgtatatatgtatgtatctatatgtatgtatgtacttatgtatgtgtgtatatatgtacttatatatgtgtgtatatatgtatgtatttaattatgtatatatgtacttatatatgtatttatgtatatatgtacttatatatgtgcgtatgtatgtatttatgcttatatatgtgtgtatatatatgtatgtatgtatttatgtatatatgtgtgtatatatgtatgtatgtatttatgtatatatgtgtgtatatatgtatgtatgtatttatgtatatatgtacttatatatgtgtgtacatatgtatgtgtgtatatatgtatgtatgtatttttgtatacagtatatgtacttatatatgtgtgtatatatgtatgtgtgtatgtatgtatttatgtatagatgtacttatataagtgtgtatgtatgtatttatgtatgtatttatgtaaatatgtacttatatgtgagggcttcacggtggcagaggggttagtgcatctgcctcacaatacgaaggtcctgagtagtcttgggttcaatcccgggctcgggatctttctgtgtggagtttgcatgtcctccccgtgactgcgtgggttcccaccgggtactccggcttcctcccacctccaaagacatgcacctggggataggttgattggcaacactaaatggtccctagtgtgtgaatgtgagtgtgaatgttgtctgtctatctgtgttggccctgtgatgaggtggcgacttgtccagggcgtaccccgccttccgcccgattgtagctgagataggctccagcgccccccgcgaccccaaagggaataagcggtagaaaatggatggatggatgtacttatatgtgtgtatacatgtatgtgtgtatatgtatttatgtgtgtatatacatgtatgtatatatgtatgtatatatatgtatacatatgtgtctatatgtatgtatattcagtatgtatgtatgtatatatgtgtatatatatatatgaatgtatgtatatatgtgtatatatatatgaatgtatgtatatatgtaggtatatgttTTTTCGTGCATATACGTgtttgaatgtgtatatatgtatgtgtgtatatatatatatataaatgtatgtatgtatatatgtgtgtgtgtatataatatgaatgtattgtgtgtgtgtgaccacagGACTGCTGATGTCAGCGTAGACGTCACGTGACTCTCCATCGGATCTTCATCAAGTCGTCCTCCTCGCTAGCCGTTAGCATGGTTAGCATCAGTGTCACTAAGCTAGGTTACAGGCTGATGACATCATCAaaaatgacctttgacctttcaATGTTGTGTACTACGTTGCCAAATAAAAAGGCGTGCACGTTTTCAACTTTattagtcgcacacacacacatcaacacaaaTGTACATCATTTCCTTTCCTCGTCTCCTACTTCCTCATGTAGCCCAGCATCACCTGGGGGGCGGAGCTCAGGGCTCGGCGGCGTATCACTCGTCGTAGCCCCGCCTCTTCTTCGTCCAGCCGCTTCACTCTGAGCAGCGGCGGCTGGTCGCTAGGTGACGGAGAGGAGGCGTCGTCCAGGGACCGCCGGCTTCTCCTGTGGGTGGAGCCCATGCTTTCGACGTGGCGTCGGACTCGGCGGCCGGAGGGGGCGGGGTCAGGGCCTACGACGGACAGGAGGCTGGCGAGCATACGTCTAAAGAGGCGGGACATGACGGTGACGGACATGACGCCTTGTCACGACATAAACACACTCACCTCACGTCTTCGTCTTCGTCCTCGTCTCGTTGGAGTCGCTCGTGTCTGGCCCCGCCCACCTGCGTCTCCATCCTGCCGATCACATGCCAACGTTAACTGAAGGCCTGCCCCTTCAAAGCGATTGACAGCCTCACCTGTCCATCAGGGCCTCAAGCAGCTGCGGCGCCACCAGCGTCCACCAGGGCGCCGGGGGCCGGCCCATGCTCAGGCCCCGCCCCGTCTCTTCATAGTCGGCGGGGGGCCGACCCCGGAAGTCTCCACGTGCTCCGTCCTCCTCCAGCAGCACGTCGTCTCCCGCCACCTCGGCGAGGAGGCGGAGCACGGCGCGGGCGTAGGCTGCAAACATGCCAGAGCTTGGTTGGATTGGTCAGCGCTTGATGAATATTTGTCAGCTGTCAATCAACCTGCTCGCTGTTCCTCTTGCTCCCGCCTCTGGCCTTTCGCCACCAACCGCTGGAGGGCCTGCtccaagctccgcccactccagCCCTCATCCCTTAGCCAGGCATAGGGCGCGCCCTCGCCATCGTAGGCCAGTAGGTTCTGACGTCGGACTCCGCCTCCTGGGAGGTCCAAGCCACGCCCACCAAGACCTGCGGGAGC
This sequence is a window from Nerophis lumbriciformis linkage group LG23, RoL_Nlum_v2.1, whole genome shotgun sequence. Protein-coding genes within it:
- the pcsk1nl gene encoding proprotein convertase subtilisin/kexin type 1 inhibitor, like — encoded protein: MLRTGRARSVGRMASLVSLPLLLAAVAQCAPAGLGGRGLDLPGGGVRRQNLLAYDGEGAPYAWLRDEGWSGRSLEQALQRLVAKGQRREQEEQRAAYARAVLRLLAEVAGDDVLLEEDGARGDFRGRPPADYEETGRGLSMGRPPAPWWTLVAPQLLEALMDRMETQVGGARHERLQRDEDEDEDVRRMLASLLSVVGPDPAPSGRRVRRHVESMGSTHRRSRRSLDDASSPSPSDQPPLLRVKRLDEEEAGLRRVIRRRALSSAPQVMLGYMRK
- the lhfpl4b gene encoding LHFPL tetraspan subfamily member 3 protein, with protein sequence MASPGLADLSRLYQTEFVRSARAVGVLWAVCTLCFAVIQVVVLVQPSWVGTADARHQGAGPAPPSGTLGLFEVCLESDLPFPDCRGRLSSLSPLPSFQSVAVLVGVSLWAVWTSVMCLCLFRFCSAATVYKICAWLQLTAGFCLALACVLFPDSWESPEMRVLCGDSVGSFSSGNCSVHWAYILAILGVLDAAILATLAFVLANRQDALLPPLGKEGLLMSA